The DNA region ATCTTTGCGCTACCCTCGGGCTTGCTTTGACTGCAGCTATCAAACCTCTCTGACCGGGGTGAAGCTCAGTGACAGGAATGAGGATTCCATGTCTGTGACGACGCCGATGCCTTCCTCTTCCAAAACCTACGTTGTCTGGTTCGCGCGATTGAAACAGCCGCATATGTTGACCCTCTGCAGGTAATCCTTATGTGGAGTTATCAGCGAATACACTCAACCTAAACTACGAGCATTCGCACATTTAAGATTATCTGCTATTATCGAATGCATGCAGAACGCGCTCGTAACAAGCGTGCGGATCAATCTAAGAAAGAAAGAGGATTCCCAGCTTTGGCCAGAAGTCTTCTTTGTGGATATGAAGAGCGCAACTAACGTCTTCAAGCCGCAGGTTTCAACCAAGTTCGTAAGGAAAGCTAAGAAACCAAGGGCAAGCAAGACGCTATCTGGCAGAGACTTGCTCTACGATTTTTGTTCTCCTTAAGTAGCGAACAATGACTTCTGCCAAGGCTGAACTTATCACTGCTTCAACGGTCAGAGTCACCATTATAGGCACGACAATAGCCCAAGCCTCCTGAGGCGCCCTCTGCAAAGAAATCGTGAACCAAAGATAATCCGTAACAGCCACATACGGCGCCTGAACAAGCCACGCCAACACTCCTGCCAAAAAAGGTCTAAATCTCTTGCCGAAGATTCCCGTTGCCAATCCAAGAATGGCCAGACCACCGATTATGAATGGAATTTGAGCAACGAACAAGCTCATGTACAACGCGCCAACGGCTCCTGTTATCAGTCCGCCAAACGGTCCCGCCAAGATCCCTGCTACGAAAATCGGCAGTTGAGTGAAGTGCACGGTGAGCCTCGGGGCTATGGGCACGGCTATAGGCGGAATTGATAAGATGTTGGCTAAGGCTGCCATCAAGGCTATGAGCGATAGCATCTTTGTTTTCGTTGCCACGCAACAACCCCCGCTGTGTATTACGAAAACTATTTCTTGTAATACGCTTATTAAGGCTTTTCTAAGAAGTACTAGATCGGAAGTGATGCTCTATGGTTCAAGACGTGGGCGCGAGAAGGCTCAGCGTTTCCCTTCCATCCCCCCTTGTAAAAGAGTTTGACACAGTTTGGAAGAGCATGAAATATACTGATCGATCAAAAGCAGTTCACGACGCTATTCGAAACTTCATAACTGAACACAAATGGATGCAAGAGGAGGCAGATGAACTCATGGGCGCCTTGGTTCTGCTCTACTATTTTGACAAGCCCGATTTACTGAACGCTGTTATGCGGATCCAACACGAGTTTGAAGATATCATAGCATCCAGCATGCATGTTCACCTGACCAAAGATAAATGCCTAGAGATAATCGCGGTAAAGGGCAAAGCTGAACACGTCAAGAACCTTATGCAAAAACTCATGGCAAAAAAGGGAGTAAAACAAGTCAAGCTCGCAGCAATAGCACCATAGAACCGACCGAGCGTGTGAAACCAAAATGACTGCACAAAAACGCAATTGGGAAAACCTGAAGGTAATCATGCACACTGCTATCGACCTTCATGGCCATTTTGGTCCGTTCTTAGCTCTGGGCGTGCGCATGGGTCTCGTTGGCTTACGAGAGCTTGGCGTGAAAAAAGGCGATACACGACTGCACGCTACAGTTGTGCTCAAATACGTTGCCCCCATCTCATGCATCCTAGACGGAGTTCAAACGACCACAAAATGCACTGTCGGGAATACAAGGCTGACGTGGAAAGAATCCGAAAGAATCGGCGCCACGTTTCAACTCAGCGATAGCAGACGACGAGTCACAGTCTGGGTTAACCCCGAGGTTTTAGAGGAATTGAAGCATAAACTTGCCCGAAAACCATCCGACAAGGCGACTCGCCAACTTGGTTGGGACATTGCATCTAGAACAGATGCGGAACTCTTTTTGAGTGGGAAAGAGTCTGGCAATTCTTACACGCAAGAAAGTGAACACCCGTTGCGCGACTTGGACATAGCAAAAGATCGACTGAGAAAAAGCGATAATGCTCTAGTCGTCGCCAAGCATGGGCAAGTTCTGTTCGAGACAAGCGCATCTGGAATCCGAGGGCTTCTGACAGCTCTTGAGAGAATAGGAAAAGACATGAAGAACTCTGCGGTGGCCGACAGAATCGTGGGTGAGGCCGCTGCACAACTCTGCGCTTATTCCCATGTTCGCGAAGTCTACGCCGTCACCTTAAGCCAATGCGGAAAAAATGTGTTGGAAAACAACCACATAAACCATGAATACGAAAACCTCGTACCCCACATCCTGAATATGAAGAAGACTGACCTTTGTCCCTTTGAGAAAATTGTCGCTGGGAGCAAAACACCCAAGGAAGCCTACGAACGCCTGAAAGAAGGAGCAATGACTGTCTCACGTTAGTGGGACGGCAGAACAGTCTCAAGGATATACATCAACGCAATCCCCGCTAAGAGGGTAAGCAACTGTATAACCGAGTCCTTTGCTTGGGTTCTCTTGTGGAGTTCCGGCATAAGGTCAGTTGCAGCGATATAGATGAAACCTCCTGCTGCGAATGGAACCAGCAGTTCAGGCAGGCTTTGAACTTGCGAAGCCAATATGTATGCCACAAGCGCACCAGCAACCGCGGTTAGAGCCGACAGAAAATTATAGATCATCGCTTTCTTTCTTTCAAGTCCTCCATATACTAGAACGCCAAAGTCGCCCAGCTCCTGCGGAATCTCATGAAACACAACTGCTAAAGATGTGGTAAAGCCTATCGAAGCGGACACCAAGAAGCTGGCAGCGATTAACGCTCCGTCCACGAAATTGTGTATTCCATCTCCAATAAGGTTCATGTACGCAAAACTGTGAACCTTGCACGTTTCGTCATGACAGTGCCGCCAGTACAGAAATTTCTCCATCACAAAGAAGAAAACTATCCCGGCAACTATGTATAGCCAAATGGCTTGCCCAGTTTCAGCTGCCTCCGGTATTAGGTCAAAGAAAACCACACCGATCAACGAACCAGAAGCGAAGCCGACAAGCACCATCAAGAGGCGTCCGACAATCGCTTGTTTCAACCCTACAAAAAGGATGCCAATAAAAGATACAAGGCTGACGATGGTAACAGAAGTCAGAATCAAAATCAGTTCGGCCATGGGTTATGATCCTTCCCTAACGGAATCTTCGTCCCTGTTTATTATGACTAACGGTCACAACAGGCTTGGCTGCTTCTATTTTGAAAGCCTCAATTCTCTGCCTTCCTGATTACGTCTCTGATTGTTTCTTGAACCACATTAACAGATTCGATAGTGTTGACTAAGTAACACGGTGCAAACTTGAACAGCCGTTTGAAGAAGTCCTGTCTGATCTCAACCTTTTCGGGGGTCCTAACGATCAGGTACGGATTCAGAAACTGTTCAGGCTGCGTCGTCAGATAGTCAACAGCCTCATTCATGTCCAGTTGTCTCATAAGCTCTGGATCGTTCTTGTCTCGCTTCAGCAAGATGACTTTTCTCACTCGTGTTGTGTCTACAAACTTGTCGGCGCCTGATATCCAAACGGGATCTAGCATTGCTCGTGAATATTCATGTGCAATGTAAGGATCCTGCATCATTTTTTCAATGGACGATGGATCCACACCTTTGGTTTTGAGAGCGTCAGCATCTGCTAGGCTCAATGGTTCGACGTTTTCCAACTTGCATTTGTCGAGTAGCTTCCTGATCTCTGGAAACACTCTAACTATGTTTGTGCGCAGGTAGAATTTTCTCTCGCTTATGTCGGCACTGGCTCTTCCTCTTACTCCTCCAATGAATCTGACATACAGCCAGTCGTCACTGTGCAGACGGGCACCTTCCATCTTCAGCAATGCATAGCTGTGAGTTGACTTGCCTGTACCTGTTGGCGCGATCAGGACTATGCCGTTGCCGTTGACTTCGATGCAACTACCATGTATGCTGTGAATGTCATGCTGGTCTTCAGCTATGTCGCAGGTTATGCCCAATGCCCAGCTTTTCACTTGCCCATAATACTCAGTATTGAAGATTATGGCCGTCTTGGTCTCTGGATTGTAGTAGGCGTGTGGTTTCCCTCCGTTGAACTCAGGGTCCAGAACTGCGTAAAGGCGACCGTGCGATTTTATGTCTAGATTCATGGAGAACCAGTTTTCAATCCAGAAATCGTACAAATGCTCGCTATTGGTGAACAGTTGAAGGCAGAAGCCGTCGATGTTGGCCTTCCAGCCGAACCACTCATTGCCTAACGCTTCCTCGGCTTTTTCGACAAGTCTATCCCTCTCTTTCCTGTTCACAATGCTGCTTTCGACTCGACCTCTGGTGCTCGTGATCTTATTGTAAGTGTGCATTGCCATTTCCTCTTCTGATTGGTCTCTTTACATGTGCGAATTGTTTTATTCTTTTCGAAAATATCACTCAAAGCGACTCGACGCTGCGATCAACACACGCGACCTTCTCTAATCATCGAGAACTTCGATCATTGACTGCCCACAGCATACGGGGGATTTTTCAGTGCATCCAATGGGATGATCGCAGCATGCCTCGAATTCGGCAATCGCAATCTTACTGCATTTCTTACACTTGAATTTGGGCAAGAACGGCACCGTTAAGCGTTTTAATCATCGCTCAGATAGGCGTCCAAGTTCTTGGAACAAGCTAATCAAAGCTAGACCGCAGAATAATAAAGTAGTGGCAGCGCCAGCAGAACCGTGTTTTTTCCCTTTGTTGTCAGAGAGTATTCCACCCTTAAAGGCGGTTCTGTCTCCACTTTTCTCCCGATGTAGCCATGTTGCTTCAGGCTTTTCAGTTTATCCGACAACGTGCGGGAGTTCACACCGAGAATTTTTTTCAAGCCGCTGAACCCAACAGTGTTTTTCAGGAATAATGTGTAGAGTATTTCAAGGTTCCACTTCTGAGACAGCAGAGTGAAGCTTTCTTCCAAGCTTTGGATTACCGCCTTTAAGTTTTCTAAGCTTAGTTCTTGGTGCTCGAGTATGCGCTTAAGCGTGTCTTCTATACCTCTCAAAGTCTGCTCCATCCGAGCCTCAACGAGTTTGCGAAGCTCATTGTTCAATGTAAGCTGTGAGCTCACTGCCCCACACCTAGTGTGGTCGAGGTTACTTCATGATTTATAAGAGTTTACCTAAGCAACAAGGTATAAAAAACACATCAGGCTTTCAGAAGGCGGCTTGGCATGAAGAAGTTCGATGTGATTGTGGTCGGCGCAGGAACCGCAGGCTCGATGACCGCCAAAACAGTGGCTAAATCTGGCCTAAAAGTATGCCTCATCGACAGAAAACCACGCGCCGAAATAGGCGAGAAAGTTTGTGGCGACGCTGTAGGTAAACATCACTTCGACCGATTGGGATTATCTTACCCAAGCGGCGAAGAATTGCGAACTCGAATAGAAGGCATCAAAGTCTATTCGCCAGACATGCAGACGGTCTTCACAGTCAAAAGTGCAACGACTTACGGCTTCATCTTGAACAGGCATGCTTTTGGGCAAAGACTCCTGAACGATGCAATAGATGCTGGAGTTACGCTAATGGACTCAACAATTGCACTGCAACCTGAAGTCAAAGACGGCTTCACAGTTGGAATCACATCAAAAGACATGGAAAAAGACGCCACAATCGATTTGCGGAGCAAAGTGGTGATCGATGCCAGCGGCTTCACAGCTATATTGCGCAAAGGCTTGCCCCAGGAACTAGGAATCGACCTAAGCGTGAAAAATGAAGATGTGGAAGCCTGTTACAGGGAGATTAGGCAACTTGAAGGCGACGACTTCAACCCTCAGTTCTGTGAGATTTACCTAGACCAGACGCAAACTCCCTGCGGCTACCATTGGATCTTTCCAGAAGGCGAGAACAGAATCAATGTGGGTTTGGGCGTAGCGATGATTAAAGGCTTCCCGAATCCAAAAAATCAGTTCTACCAGAAGATACTCCCGAAATCCAAGTTTAATAATTCAACCATGATCAAAGGCGGAAGCTGGTACGTGCCGACCAGACGACCCCTAGACTGCATGACTGGCAACGGCATAATGGTAGTCGGCGACTCAGCATGTCAAGTCAACCCCATCCATGGCGGAGGCATCGGTCCATCTCTGATGGGCGGCAGCCTAGCTGGAAAAGCCATTGCCAACGCTCTTGAGAAGGATGACGTGAGTCGCGAGGGTTTGTGGCAGTACAACGCAGATTACATGAAGGGTTACGGAGCCAAGCAAGCAGGCTTAGACATCTTTCGACTATTCCTGTTGAAAAGCGTGGGCAACGAAGAAATCGATTACGGCATGAGGTACAGACTCATCACAGAAGACGATCTGTTAAGGGTAAGTGAAGGGCAAGACCTCCATCTGAGGATATCGGATAAGACGAGGCGAGCGTTCTATGGCTTCGGGAAGCTGTCGATGCTCCGCCGATTGCGTGACACAGCCAGTCTACTTAGGAAAATGAAGACTCATTACTCAAACTATCCAAGTTCGCCCGACGGTTTTAACAAATGGCTTGGAATAACTAATGCATTGATGAAGAAGGCAAACGCCCGCCTTAGCCGCTCGAAAACGTAATAAAGCATACAGTTGTGTTAGGCTTGGACTTTCGCTTAGATGAAAAGAAGTCTTGTAGCTCAGAGACTATTGAAGCGACTCAACGAGAAGGTTAACCAACAACTCACCATCAGGAAAACACTGATTCTAGGTGTGGTGCTGAAGGGATTACCAATAGCTTATGGCTTAGCCAGAATGAACAGAACAATTGGGAATTTCGTGCCTCTAGTGGCGCAAAGACACATTTACATGCAACATCAAATTGAATCGTATTTTCCAAGCCTAGAATGGATAACCTACTTCTATGAACTCGCAAAGAGAGCGGAGTGCGTCTTAGTTGTTGATGATGTGGTAAATACGGGCTTCACGCGTCAGAAAGTCGAGGGCATAGTTCACTCGTTGGCCCAGACGCATGAAAACGCTTTCCCACTTCGGTTTGCTTCGCTGATCTTGAACAGGAAGAAACTCGCTAATCCCTCTTTCGTTCACCCAAGTGACATCTTTGCGTTGGAAGTCAACGCTTGGGATGTTGAGTGTGACTGGGGGGTGATGAAAGTTCCATTATGGAATCTTCCAGTTGAGGAAGCCCTCCAGCAATGTGAGAGCTATTATGAGCAGTTTTGGCTCAAAGAGAAAAGATGGGCGACGGTCTATTATTAGGTGCTGGCTAGGAGTAAGGCCGTAGCCACTTTCATGCTGCAACTTATTAGCGTGTATAAGACATCAAACTAGCGGTTGTAGCCTTTGAGAGTAGCCGTTCTAGTCACAGGTGGAAAAGACTCTGTGTTAGCCCTGTGCCGAATCTTAAAACAAGGTGTTGAGGTGGTAAACCTGATAACAATGGTACCACAACGACCTGACAGCTGGATGTTCCATTACCCGAACATTCACTTGGCAGATTTGTTCGCTGAAGCTGTGGGCATTCCATTGATCAAAGCTGAAACGTCTGGTGTAAGGGAAGCGGAACTCACAGATCTCAAGCAAGTGCTCGCCCGACTTTCAGTTGACGCCGTGGTCTCAGGCGGAATAGCTTCGCATTATCAAAAGGAACGCATTGACAGAATATGCCTAGAGTTAAACCTGAAGCATGTTGCTCCACTGTGGCATGAAGATCCATCAAATATACTGAAGGAAATAGTCCAGTTGAGAATGAAAACCATTATAGTTGGTGTTTACGCTCACGGTTTTACGTCAGAGTGGCTTGGAAGAAAAATCGACACAGAGACAATCAACGAGTTAGTCGAGTTGAACAGAGAGTTTCAAGTTTCGTTGGTTGGGGAAGGAGGCGAATACGAAACCCTAGTCTTAGATGCGCCTTTTTTCAGGAAGCGAATCGAGTTAACCGAGACTCAAAAGGTATGGGAGGGCGCAAGCGGCTACTTGCTGATCAAGAAGGCGACTCTGGTGGACAAATAGAAAAAAGGAGAAAGGAGAGTAGGATTCAGGCATTAAACTTTGGAACGTTGATTTCCACTGGCTCATAGTCCTCCAGCTTCCCTGCTAGGAAGCTTTCGTAGGCTGATAGGTCGAGTAAGCCGTGTCCGCTTGCGTTGAAGGCTATCACCTTCTTCTCGCCTGTGCGTTTGCAGTTTAGAGCCGCGTCGATGGCGTATTTCAGGTTGTGCGCGGACTCAGGCGCAATGATCATGCCTTCTGTCCGTGCCAGAATGCGCGCGGCTTCGAAGACTTCGTTTTGGTTGTAGGCAACTGAGCGCATGTATCTTTTTTGGATGAGGAATGATATTGCCGGCGCCATGCCGTGGTAACGTAAGCCTCCCGCGTGGATTGGTGGGCAAGCATATTCGTGCCCTAGTGTGAGCATTTTGAGCAAGGGGGTAATCTGCGCCGTGTCTCCAAAGCCATATGTGTAATGGCCTCTCATTGCAGAAGCAAAAATCCCTGGCGAATTAGTTCCCAAGTTTCTAAAGGTAAGAGGAGTCGAGAAAGTCTCAGTCTACTAATCTTCAAAAAAGCCGCTTGCTGCAGCATAAGGAAAACCGTAGGGTAACGTCGGAGAAGCTCGACTTTCTTAAAAAGGTTTATTAGTTGTTTTTTCGTATGCTGGGTTCAAGCCGTGTACGGACGCTGAGTCCGTTAGGATGTAACCTTTGAGGTTGAACTGTAAACAGGAGCTGAACTAGTGTGGCCTATAAGTATCTTGCCGAAGCGTGGAACAAGCCAGAAGACTCTTTTGTCAAAGACTTGATGAAGCAACGTGTTATCAAGTGGCGCAGAGAACCCGCTGTGTTGAGGGTTGACAGGCCTCTTCGTTTGGATAGAGCACGCAAGCTGGGATACAAAGCCAAACAGGGCTACATTATGGCGCGCGTGAGAGTGCGGAGATCCGGATGGAGACGAGAGAGACCTAAAGCTGGCCGTCGACAGAAACGTATGGGTGTTACCAAGCTTAAACTGGGGAAGAGCCTTAAACTAATCGCTGAAGAACGCGCAGCGCGAAGATTCCCCAATCTGGAGGTTTTGAATTCCTATTGGGTTTGGCAAGACGGGCTCCACAAGTGGTATGAGGTAATCATGGTTGACCCTAATCATCCAGTCATCAGAGCTGACAACAAAATAAACTGGATCACCAAAAAAGCGCAACATGGACGGGTTTTCAGAGGTTTAACCAGCGCTGGCAAAGAGATCCGCGGGCTTCATCATAAAGGTAAAAGCAGAGAAGCCTAGACACTCTTAGCCAAACGGACAGATGAGAAAAAAGAAAGCAAGCGTTTGCCTGTGTAAAAATGGCTTCTTACTTGTAGTAGACTAGAGCGGAGATTACACATCCGTAGTTGTCCATGGGCACTCGTTGGACTTCCATACGCTTTTCAATGGGGCCGATCTGGATGCCTCTGATTTTCGCCATTTCTTTGATTTTCCAATCTAATGTCTCTTCGAGAGCTTTCTTGTCCATGAAACCGTGAGCCTCTGCAACCAACCCGTATCTCTTGCTGCGCGCCCAAGCCCAAGCGATTCCCGCACCGATAGTTGTGCCCTCGTCTCCATCCATTCTGGCTAACACCGCAAATGTGACTGCGCCCGCATCAATATTGTGTTTTTCAACTTCAGCGCAGCCTTTAGGCAGAATCGAACTCACACACACAAGGTTGCATTGACCGATGCCAGCTTTTTTGAGAGCGAGGTCGAACGCGTTCAGTTCCGATACAGGGCTTACTGCTTTTCCGCTCGTAATGAAGAATTCTTTCGGAATCATCCCTGTTTTTCAATACCTCACATTTCTAAATACTGCATGCACACAAAACTTGTTTAATAATTTTGCGGTATGACTCTAGTTAATTTTAAATCAGAACTTGAAATCAGTAGATTTTGGTGACAGGTTCTGAGTGAAGAAGCAGCTGCAACAACTTTGAAAAAATTCGCCAAGACTCACAAGGACAGAGTCTTCAGCAGAGAGGAACTAAGAGAAGCTGGGCTGGATTTTCGAGCGGCGTTGAAACTGAGCTTGCCTGTTGACACTAGGAGAAAGAGTAACACAGGGAGAATGTGAAGGCTCTTAAGCAGTTGTTGCGCAAGAAGTAAACCTGAGTTGCAGGAGCGTGGTCTATTTGTCTAAAGCAGCGCTGCCGGTTTCTGAGGTTGACATCAGCTGTTTTGCTCACGCTACTGAGGACGAAGACAAAGTGTTAGATGCTTTGAGACATATCTTGCCTCCAGAACATGTTGAGAATATTTCCTTCACAAAGAACGCGGCTAAAGGACACCATGGGAACCTCATTGTGGTGTTAGAGGCGAAAATCAAAGACAAGAACATGGTAAAGGCTGTGGTTGAAACCTTTGCATCTGGCTTAAACCCTTTGGACAAGAAGACCCTGATGACCCAGATTGGCAAGCATGTTGAGAAAGGCAGTTTCTACCTTCGTTTGGACAAACAGGCGGCTTTTGAAGGCGAATTTAGGCTAGCTTTGGCTGACCCGATTCGTGTGCGTTTGAGGTTCAAGAAGAGCCGGTTTGAGGATGTTGTTGAGATATGCCGTGAAATCGGGATGCTTCCTCGATGAGATTCGTTGACTTATGCCTCTGCGCACCGTGGACTAACCTAGAACAGGCAAAACGTCTGATTGCCAAATCTGCAGAGCTAGGCTACAGTCAAATTGGGGTGCCGCTGCCAGCAACTATCAGGGAAGAGGCTGTTAGCCAAATGCGCCAAATCAGCGAAGAAAACGGTTTAGACTTTGTAACAAGATTAGACCTCGCTCCGAAAAGCCCAGATGAACTGCTTGCGGGTCTGCGACGGTTTAGGAGCAAGTTTGAGGTTCTGGCTGCCATATGCAATTCGAAAGTTATGGCGAGACAGGCGGCTAAAGACCGCCGTGTTGACTTGCTGTGCTTTCGCTCTTTGGATCCGCGGAAACGGTTTTTTGACAGGGCTGAAGCTGAGCTGGCTTCAGCGTCTGGTGCAGCTCTTGAGATTTGCCTAGCGCA from Candidatus Bathyarchaeia archaeon includes:
- a CDS encoding FeoA family protein, which codes for MRLFQSREPDNVGFGRGRHRRRHRHGILIPVTELHPGQRGLIAAVKASPRVAQRLADLGLTPETSVCVVKTAPFNGPVEIVVRGSKLAIGREIAQSILVKTKGS
- a CDS encoding ECF transporter S component; its protein translation is MATKTKMLSLIALMAALANILSIPPIAVPIAPRLTVHFTQLPIFVAGILAGPFGGLITGAVGALYMSLFVAQIPFIIGGLAILGLATGIFGKRFRPFLAGVLAWLVQAPYVAVTDYLWFTISLQRAPQEAWAIVVPIMVTLTVEAVISSALAEVIVRYLRRTKIVEQVSAR
- the nikR gene encoding nickel-responsive transcriptional regulator NikR, which encodes MVQDVGARRLSVSLPSPLVKEFDTVWKSMKYTDRSKAVHDAIRNFITEHKWMQEEADELMGALVLLYYFDKPDLLNAVMRIQHEFEDIIASSMHVHLTKDKCLEIIAVKGKAEHVKNLMQKLMAKKGVKQVKLAAIAP
- a CDS encoding DUF1893 domain-containing protein, with amino-acid sequence MTAQKRNWENLKVIMHTAIDLHGHFGPFLALGVRMGLVGLRELGVKKGDTRLHATVVLKYVAPISCILDGVQTTTKCTVGNTRLTWKESERIGATFQLSDSRRRVTVWVNPEVLEELKHKLARKPSDKATRQLGWDIASRTDAELFLSGKESGNSYTQESEHPLRDLDIAKDRLRKSDNALVVAKHGQVLFETSASGIRGLLTALERIGKDMKNSAVADRIVGEAAAQLCAYSHVREVYAVTLSQCGKNVLENNHINHEYENLVPHILNMKKTDLCPFEKIVAGSKTPKEAYERLKEGAMTVSR
- a CDS encoding ZIP family metal transporter, whose product is MAELILILTSVTIVSLVSFIGILFVGLKQAIVGRLLMVLVGFASGSLIGVVFFDLIPEAAETGQAIWLYIVAGIVFFFVMEKFLYWRHCHDETCKVHSFAYMNLIGDGIHNFVDGALIAASFLVSASIGFTTSLAVVFHEIPQELGDFGVLVYGGLERKKAMIYNFLSALTAVAGALVAYILASQVQSLPELLVPFAAGGFIYIAATDLMPELHKRTQAKDSVIQLLTLLAGIALMYILETVLPSH
- a CDS encoding helix-turn-helix domain-containing protein, with protein sequence MSSQLTLNNELRKLVEARMEQTLRGIEDTLKRILEHQELSLENLKAVIQSLEESFTLLSQKWNLEILYTLFLKNTVGFSGLKKILGVNSRTLSDKLKSLKQHGYIGRKVETEPPLRVEYSLTTKGKNTVLLALPLLYYSAV
- a CDS encoding TIGR00289 family protein, producing MRVAVLVTGGKDSVLALCRILKQGVEVVNLITMVPQRPDSWMFHYPNIHLADLFAEAVGIPLIKAETSGVREAELTDLKQVLARLSVDAVVSGGIASHYQKERIDRICLELNLKHVAPLWHEDPSNILKEIVQLRMKTIIVGVYAHGFTSEWLGRKIDTETINELVELNREFQVSLVGEGGEYETLVLDAPFFRKRIELTETQKVWEGASGYLLIKKATLVDK
- a CDS encoding 50S ribosomal protein L15e → MAYKYLAEAWNKPEDSFVKDLMKQRVIKWRREPAVLRVDRPLRLDRARKLGYKAKQGYIMARVRVRRSGWRRERPKAGRRQKRMGVTKLKLGKSLKLIAEERAARRFPNLEVLNSYWVWQDGLHKWYEVIMVDPNHPVIRADNKINWITKKAQHGRVFRGLTSAGKEIRGLHHKGKSREA
- a CDS encoding pyruvoyl-dependent arginine decarboxylase — encoded protein: MIPKEFFITSGKAVSPVSELNAFDLALKKAGIGQCNLVCVSSILPKGCAEVEKHNIDAGAVTFAVLARMDGDEGTTIGAGIAWAWARSKRYGLVAEAHGFMDKKALEETLDWKIKEMAKIRGIQIGPIEKRMEVQRVPMDNYGCVISALVYYK
- a CDS encoding ribosomal protein L13e, which encodes MKKFAKTHKDRVFSREELREAGLDFRAALKLSLPVDTRRKSNTGRM
- a CDS encoding RNA-binding domain-containing protein, whose translation is MSKAALPVSEVDISCFAHATEDEDKVLDALRHILPPEHVENISFTKNAAKGHHGNLIVVLEAKIKDKNMVKAVVETFASGLNPLDKKTLMTQIGKHVEKGSFYLRLDKQAAFEGEFRLALADPIRVRLRFKKSRFEDVVEICREIGMLPR
- a CDS encoding RNase P subunit p30 family protein, yielding MRFVDLCLCAPWTNLEQAKRLIAKSAELGYSQIGVPLPATIREEAVSQMRQISEENGLDFVTRLDLAPKSPDELLAGLRRFRSKFEVLAAICNSKVMARQAAKDRRVDLLCFRSLDPRKRFFDRAEAELASASGAALEICLAQMLSSLEVNLSVGFFSRLRREASIAKSFRVPIVFSSGASEPLLLRKPQDYAALSLLFDVDASCALEALSVNPAGVVERNRRKQSSDYVAPGVRVVKEARGR